In a genomic window of Urocitellus parryii isolate mUroPar1 chromosome 11, mUroPar1.hap1, whole genome shotgun sequence:
- the Sh2d2a gene encoding SH2 domain-containing protein 2A translates to MEMPLAQIGLPGSYEVPAPTFSTFQTMDLTRQRCPSSGFLQASPWTPETASVPGNTEKAEEVPREDGLSLQAEILAWFQKTQAHWLLQQGTAPAWFHGFITRREAERLLGPQPQGCYLVRFSESAVTFVLTYRSRTCCRHFLLAQLRDGRHVVLGEDSAHAQLQDLLQHYTECPLSPYGETLTRPLARQTPEPAGLSLRTEESDSGSHSQNPSPQHNPDMKQGQAPALPHKEGAWEPKEPTQPPRTKPPVPAKPQLPPELYTSPAPRPRPVPPPKPTHPIYQEPEEPIAFYAMGRGSPGEAPSNIYAEVEGLSATASAGHRVLRKCLSRPVPGGQNPGGPQRHPENSGAGQGPPLPQQPPLPWRHTLPHNLSRQVLQD, encoded by the exons ATGGAGATGCCCCTGGCCCAGATAGGCCTCCCAG GGAGTTATGAAGTCCCTGCCCCAACCTTCAGCACTTTCCAGACCATGGACTTGACCCGCCAGAGATGCCCGAGCTCGGGCTT TCTCCAGGCATCTCCCTGGACCCCAGAGACTGCTTCGGTCCCAGGGAATACTGAGAAGGCCGAAGAGGTGCCCCGGGAAGATGGCCTGTCCCTGCAGGCAGAGATCCTTGCTTGGTTCCAGAAGACCCAGGCCCACTGGCTCCTGCAGCAGGGGACAGCACCAGCCTGGTTCCATGGCTTCATCACCCGGAG GGAGGCCGAGAGGTTGCTGGGGCCCCAGCCTCAGGGATGCTACTTGGTGCGGTTCAGCGAGAGCGCCGTGACCTTCGTGCTGACCTACAG GAGCCGGACTTGCTGCCGCCACTTCCTGCTGGCCCAGCTCAGGGACGGGCGCCACGTGGTGCTGGGCGAGGACAGCGCCCACGCGCAGCTGCAGGACCTGCTGCAGCACTACACCGAATGTCCACTCAGCCCCTACGGGGAGACGCTCACCAGGCCGCTCGCCCGCCAG ACTCCTGAGCCTGCAGGGCTGTCCCTCAGGACTGAAGAGTCAGACTCTGGAAGCCACAGTCAGAACCCAAGCCCCCAGCACAACCCAGACATGAAACAGGGCCAGGCTCCAGCCCTACCGCACAAAGAGGGGGCCTGGGAGCCCAAGGAG CCCACTCAACCGCCCAGGACCAAGCCTCCCGTCCCCGCCAAACCTCAACTGCCCCCGGAACTCTACACGAGCCCCGCCCCGCGACCCCGCCCAGTCCCACCCCCCAAACCCACCCACCCCATCTACCAAGAGCCCGAGGAACCCATCGCCTTCTACGCCATGGGCCGGGGCAGCCCTGGGGAGGCCCCCAGCAACATCTATGCCGAGGTGGAAGGTCTGTCAGCGACGGCGTCCGCTGGGCATCGCGTCCTCCGCAAGTGCCTATCCAGGCCTGTCCCAGGAGGCCAG AATCCAGGTGGTCCACAGAGGCACCCTGAGAATTCTGGGGCTGGACAAGGCCCTCCCCTGCCTCAGCAGCCTCCACTCCCCTGGAGGCACACCCTTCCCCACAACCTCTCTAGACAGGTGCTTCAGGACTGA